The genomic stretch CCGGACGAGGCTGGCGCGTCGTCGCCGACACGGAATACTTTACCTGAGGCATTTGTCTCAACAGTTCCTGGCAAAGGGTTCCTTTACCCGCCCCAGAAGGACCGGATAGAACAATCAACAATCCATGATTCTGTTCCACCATGTCTCCCCCTTAATCCGCTGGGTCTTCTGTAGTGTTGTTAGCTTCTTTTGCAGTTAAGCGATGGGCTACAGTTTCTGGTTGAACAGCGGACAGAATGACATGATGACTATCGCAGATAATAACGGCACGTGTTCTGCGACCATAGGTGGCATCAATCAGCATCCCTGCATCTCGTGCTTCCTGGATAATCCGCTTAATGGGAGCGGACTCCGGGCTGACAATGGAGATGATGCGATTAGCCGAGACGATATTGCCAAACCCAATATTAATTAATTTAATGTCCAAAACTTTACCCTCCAATTATTCTAGATTCTGAACTTGTTCTCTGATTTTCTCTAATTCGCTTTTCATCTGAACAACATGCTGTGTAATACTGATATTATTAGCCTTCGAGCCAATGGTGTTAATCTCCCGATTCATCTCTTGAACCAGAAAATCAAGCTTGCGCCCGACGGGTTCAGAACTATTAAGAGCTTCTTGGCATTGATCCATATGA from Desulfitobacterium dichloroeliminans LMG P-21439 encodes the following:
- the remA gene encoding extracellular matrix/biofilm regulator RemA encodes the protein MDIKLINIGFGNIVSANRIISIVSPESAPIKRIIQEARDAGMLIDATYGRRTRAVIICDSHHVILSAVQPETVAHRLTAKEANNTTEDPAD